The nucleotide window GACCTGACCGACCAGCTCCTTCACGTTGGCGAGTTCCTGCGGAATCAATTCGCGCACCAGCTCGGCCGTGACCTTGCGGCCGTCTTCGAGCTTGCCCTTCGGCGAGCGAATCCATTGCCACACCTGCGAGCGCGAGATCTCGGCGGTCGCCGCATCTTCCATCAGGTTGTGAATCGGCACGCAGCCGTTGCCATCGAGCCACGCCCCCAGATAGTGGATGCCGACGTTGATGTTGTAACGCAGCCCGGCTTCGGTGATCGGCGCTTCCGGCTTGAATTCGAGCAGGTCGCGGCCCTTCACCTTCACGTCGTCGCGTTGCTTGTCGATCTGGTTCGGACGATCGCCCAGCACTTTCACGAATTCTTCCATGGCCACCGGCACGAGGCCCGGGTGTGCCACCCAGCCGCCGTCGTAGCCATCGGTGGCATCGCGTGCCTTGTCGCCACGAATGCCGGCCATCGCCTTCTCGTTGGCGTCCGGGTCGTTCTTGATCGGAATCAGCGCGCTCATACCGCCAATCGCCGGTGCATTGCGGTGATGGCAGGTCTTGAGCAGCAACAGCGCATAGGCGCGCATGAACGGCACCGTCATGTTGATGCGGCTGCGATCGGCCAGACAGAAGTCGGCATCGACCTTGAACTTCTTGATGCACGAGAAGATGTAATCCCAGCGGCCGGCGTTCAGGCCCGAGCTATGCTCACGCAGCTCGTACAGAATTTCATCCATTTCGAACGCGGCGAGAATGGTCTCGACCAGCACGGTCGCCTTGATGGTGCCTTGCGCCACGCCCAGCTCGTTCTGCGCGAGCACGAACACGTCGTTCCACAGACGCGCTTCGAGATGGCTTTCCAGCTTGGGCAGGTAGTAGTACGGCCCGAAGCCGCGCGCCAGCGATGCCTTCGCGTTGTGGAAGAAATGCAGGCCGAAGTCGAACAGACTGCCCGACATGCGCACGCCGTCCACCGACACATGCTTCTCGTCCAGATGCCAGCCGCGCGGGCGCACGATCAGCGTCGCCACCTTGTCGTTCAGCTTGTACTGCTTGCCGTTCTGCTCGAGGCTGATTTCGCCGCGCACGGCGTCGCGCACGTTGATCTGACCCTGCAACTGGTTGTGCCAGTTCGGCGTGTTCGAGTCTTCGAAGTCGGTCATGTAGCTGTCCGCCCCCGAGTTCAGCGCATTGATGATCATCTTGCGCTCGACCGGGCCGGTGATTTCCACACGACGGCATTGCAGGGCGTCGGGCAGCGGCGCAATGCGCCAGTCGGCGTCGCGAATCGCTTGAGTTTCGGGCAGGAAGTCAGGCACTTCACCGGCATCGAGGCGGGCAGCGCGCTCGACCCGCGCCGCCAGCAATTGTTGCCGGCGCGGTTCAAACGCACGGTGCAGTTTGGCGATGAACGCGAGCGCCTCGGGGGTCAGGATCGCTTCGTATTCAG belongs to Pandoraea norimbergensis and includes:
- the aceB gene encoding malate synthase A → MSLTLPPGMQLHVDANTDVRPEYEAILTPEALAFIAKLHRAFEPRRQQLLAARVERAARLDAGEVPDFLPETQAIRDADWRIAPLPDALQCRRVEITGPVERKMIINALNSGADSYMTDFEDSNTPNWHNQLQGQINVRDAVRGEISLEQNGKQYKLNDKVATLIVRPRGWHLDEKHVSVDGVRMSGSLFDFGLHFFHNAKASLARGFGPYYYLPKLESHLEARLWNDVFVLAQNELGVAQGTIKATVLVETILAAFEMDEILYELREHSSGLNAGRWDYIFSCIKKFKVDADFCLADRSRINMTVPFMRAYALLLLKTCHHRNAPAIGGMSALIPIKNDPDANEKAMAGIRGDKARDATDGYDGGWVAHPGLVPVAMEEFVKVLGDRPNQIDKQRDDVKVKGRDLLEFKPEAPITEAGLRYNINVGIHYLGAWLDGNGCVPIHNLMEDAATAEISRSQVWQWIRSPKGKLEDGRKVTAELVRELIPQELANVKELVGQVAPSYDRAAVIFEQMSTSEDFVDFLTLPLYEEV